In a genomic window of Sporosarcina trichiuri:
- a CDS encoding uroporphyrinogen-III synthase — protein sequence MSSKQPLCGETVIFTSTKKSEEPYELVRQLGGEPVSLPLIRTTDRQRDDDHARLLQAQAYDWLIFTSQSAVAAFKRKLGRSGMDAESFPVHVAAVGEKTAAALRELGFGVDFIPDVFSADVFVKQFNPAGRALRALFLKGNLAGSLISTELSLSVDEWTVYDTVPETASIKRIVDLARQDLPLSILFASPSAVSVFGEYLAPQIGWTGFTIGAIGHITERALMEAGAHAGVMPSVYTLPELVRALAESKGRN from the coding sequence ATGTCCAGTAAGCAGCCGCTCTGCGGTGAGACCGTCATCTTCACAAGTACGAAAAAATCAGAGGAGCCGTACGAGCTCGTCCGGCAGCTCGGCGGGGAGCCGGTCTCCCTGCCGCTCATCCGGACAACCGATAGGCAGCGCGATGATGATCATGCCCGGCTGCTGCAGGCGCAGGCGTACGATTGGCTCATCTTCACGAGCCAGAGCGCAGTAGCTGCATTCAAAAGGAAGCTTGGACGTTCCGGCATGGACGCGGAGTCGTTTCCCGTGCATGTCGCAGCCGTCGGCGAGAAAACCGCGGCTGCCCTGCGTGAGCTCGGCTTCGGCGTGGATTTCATCCCCGATGTGTTCAGCGCCGATGTATTCGTCAAGCAGTTCAACCCTGCCGGCAGAGCACTCCGTGCGCTGTTCCTGAAGGGGAACCTGGCAGGATCGCTCATCTCAACCGAACTCTCCCTGTCTGTCGATGAATGGACAGTATACGACACAGTCCCTGAAACGGCTTCCATCAAAAGGATTGTGGATCTGGCACGACAAGACTTGCCGCTGTCGATCCTGTTCGCCAGTCCGTCCGCAGTTTCGGTGTTCGGAGAATACCTGGCGCCGCAGATCGGCTGGACGGGCTTTACAATCGGTGCAATCGGGCATATTACGGAACGGGCACTGATGGAAGCCGGCGCGCATGCCGGCGTCATGCCGTCCGTCTATACATTACCGGAACTCGTGCGGGCACTCGCCGAGTCGAAAGGAAGGAACTGA
- the yihA gene encoding ribosome biogenesis GTP-binding protein YihA/YsxC: MKVHNVEMVMSAVRPEQYPEDGFPEFALAGRSNVGKSSFINKMLGRKNIARTSSKPGKTQTLNFYKIEEQLFFVDVPGYGYARVSKTEKEKWGGMIERYLTGREHLRAAIQIVDIRHAPSKDDVNMYNFFVHYNIPTIVIATKADKIPRGKWDKHKKIVRQTLNMLGDDPLFVFSSEKGIGVEEVWTEIESRM, encoded by the coding sequence ATGAAAGTACACAACGTTGAAATGGTGATGAGCGCCGTCCGTCCGGAACAATATCCGGAGGACGGTTTCCCGGAATTTGCGCTCGCCGGACGGTCGAACGTCGGCAAGTCTTCGTTCATCAACAAGATGCTGGGCCGGAAGAACATCGCCCGGACGTCATCGAAACCCGGCAAGACACAGACCCTGAATTTCTACAAAATTGAAGAGCAGCTGTTCTTCGTGGATGTGCCGGGCTACGGCTATGCACGCGTATCGAAAACGGAGAAAGAGAAATGGGGCGGCATGATCGAGCGGTACCTGACCGGCCGCGAACACTTGCGGGCAGCGATCCAGATTGTCGACATCCGCCATGCACCGTCGAAAGATGATGTCAATATGTACAATTTCTTCGTCCATTACAACATTCCGACAATCGTCATCGCGACAAAAGCCGATAAGATTCCGCGGGGCAAGTGGGACAAGCACAAGAAAATCGTCCGCCAGACTCTCAACATGCTCGGCGACGACCCGCTGTTCGTCTTCTCCTCTGAAAAGGGGATCGGTGTCGAAGAAGTATGGACGGAAATCGAAAGCAGGATGTAA
- the hemC gene encoding hydroxymethylbilane synthase — protein sequence MRKIIVGSRRSKLALTQTNWFIDQLKAAGVPFEFEVKEIVTKGDQIVDVMLSKVGGKGLFVKEIQQALFDKEIDFAVHSMKDMPSVLPEGLIVGCIPKRVDPRDAFISNGNVAFKDLPKGAVVGTSSLRRSSQLLLLRPDLDIKWIRGNIDTRLKKMQSGEYDAILLAAAGLKRMGWSEDIVTEYMNLEDCIPAVGQGALSIECRSDDAELLAELAKLNDEQTFREVEAERTFLREMDGSCQVPIGGFARVKEEGIEMTGFIAAPDASVVYRHTALADTPVEAGEIVADTLRKEGAAEVIEKVKAEMDVQ from the coding sequence TTGAGAAAAATTATTGTAGGTTCGAGAAGAAGCAAGCTCGCATTGACCCAGACGAACTGGTTCATCGATCAGCTGAAGGCGGCAGGTGTGCCGTTCGAATTCGAAGTGAAAGAGATCGTGACGAAGGGTGACCAGATCGTCGACGTCATGCTGTCGAAAGTCGGCGGGAAAGGGCTCTTCGTCAAGGAGATCCAGCAGGCGCTGTTCGACAAGGAAATCGACTTTGCGGTACATAGCATGAAGGACATGCCGTCTGTCCTGCCGGAAGGACTGATTGTCGGCTGTATCCCGAAACGTGTGGATCCGCGCGATGCGTTCATCTCGAATGGCAATGTAGCGTTCAAGGACCTGCCGAAAGGTGCTGTTGTCGGAACGTCAAGTCTCCGGAGAAGTTCCCAGCTGCTGCTGCTGCGTCCCGATCTCGACATCAAATGGATCCGCGGCAATATCGACACCCGCCTAAAAAAGATGCAGAGCGGGGAATACGACGCCATCCTGCTTGCGGCAGCCGGCCTGAAGCGGATGGGCTGGAGCGAAGATATCGTCACTGAATATATGAACCTGGAAGACTGCATTCCCGCAGTCGGGCAAGGTGCCCTGTCGATTGAATGCCGGTCGGACGACGCAGAATTGCTTGCGGAATTGGCAAAGCTGAACGATGAGCAGACTTTCCGAGAAGTGGAAGCGGAACGGACGTTTTTGCGGGAAATGGACGGATCGTGCCAAGTGCCGATCGGCGGCTTTGCCCGTGTGAAAGAAGAAGGCATTGAGATGACAGGTTTCATCGCAGCGCCGGATGCGTCCGTTGTCTACCGTCACACCGCGCTGGCAGACACACCCGTGGAAGCAGGTGAAATCGTGGCGGATACACTCCGGAAAGAAGGGGCAGCGGAAGTCATCGAGAAAGTGAAGGCCGAAATGGATGTCCAGTAA
- the hemL gene encoding glutamate-1-semialdehyde 2,1-aminomutase produces the protein MRDYTKSKQAFKEAVDLMPGGVNSPVRAFKSVNMDPIFMESGKGAIIKDIDGNEYIDYVLSWGPLILGHAEEGVVKALQDAAVKGSSFGAPTLLENELAELVIERVPSIEMVRMVSSGTEATMSVLRLARGYTKRNLILKFEGCYHGHGDSLLIKAGSGVATLGLPDSPGVPEGVAKNTITVPYNDLESLKLAFKEYGDDLAAVIVEPVAGNMGVVPPKDSFLTELRKMTEENGTLLIFDEVMTGFRVGYNCAQGHFGVTPDLTCLGKVIGGGLPVGAYGGKREIMEHIAPAGTVYQAGTLSGNPLAMTAGIETLKRLTPASYDHFMKLGDQLEKGFREAAQANNIPHTVNRAGSMIGFFFTNEDVVDYESAKTSDLKLFAEYYRMMADEGIFLPPSQFEGMFLSAAHTEEHIAETVKAFHTVFSKLKK, from the coding sequence ATGAGAGACTATACAAAATCGAAGCAGGCATTCAAAGAAGCGGTCGATCTCATGCCGGGCGGAGTGAATTCCCCGGTCCGCGCCTTCAAATCGGTCAATATGGACCCTATCTTCATGGAGAGCGGCAAAGGTGCGATCATCAAGGATATCGACGGCAACGAATACATCGATTACGTCCTGTCATGGGGACCGCTCATTCTTGGACACGCCGAGGAAGGCGTCGTGAAAGCACTTCAGGACGCAGCGGTGAAAGGGTCCAGTTTCGGTGCGCCGACACTGCTTGAAAACGAGCTTGCTGAACTCGTCATCGAGCGGGTGCCGTCAATCGAGATGGTCCGGATGGTTTCATCTGGTACGGAAGCGACGATGAGTGTCCTGCGTCTTGCCCGAGGCTATACGAAGCGCAACCTGATTTTGAAATTCGAAGGGTGCTACCACGGTCACGGAGATTCCCTTCTCATCAAAGCGGGATCCGGCGTTGCGACACTAGGCCTGCCGGACAGCCCGGGCGTCCCGGAAGGCGTTGCGAAGAATACGATTACAGTGCCATACAACGATCTGGAGAGCCTGAAACTCGCCTTCAAGGAATACGGTGACGATCTGGCAGCTGTCATCGTTGAACCGGTTGCCGGCAATATGGGTGTTGTCCCGCCAAAGGACAGTTTCCTGACAGAGCTCCGCAAGATGACGGAAGAGAACGGCACACTGCTCATCTTCGACGAAGTGATGACCGGGTTCCGCGTCGGCTACAACTGTGCACAGGGTCATTTCGGGGTCACTCCGGATCTGACATGCCTCGGTAAGGTGATCGGCGGCGGACTGCCGGTCGGCGCGTACGGCGGCAAACGGGAGATCATGGAACACATCGCACCGGCGGGCACGGTCTACCAGGCAGGGACACTTTCAGGCAACCCGCTCGCGATGACTGCAGGGATCGAGACACTGAAGCGCCTGACGCCTGCGTCATACGATCACTTCATGAAACTCGGCGACCAGCTGGAGAAAGGGTTCCGCGAAGCGGCGCAAGCGAACAACATTCCGCATACGGTCAACCGGGCAGGATCGATGATCGGCTTCTTCTTCACGAACGAGGATGTCGTCGATTATGAATCGGCGAAGACATCCGATCTCAAGCTGTTCGCGGAATACTACCGCATGATGGCGGACGAGGGGATCTTCCTGCCGCCGTCCCAGTTCGAAGGCATGTTCCTGTCTGCAGCGCATACCGAAGAGCATATTGCAGAAACGGTGAAGGCGTTCCATACCGTCTTCAGCAAACTGAAGAAATAA
- the hemB gene encoding porphobilinogen synthase encodes MTQLNFKRHRRLRSSAGMRAMVRETQLDASDFIYPIFVIEGEDIKQEVPSMPGVYQHSMDRLGEELDEAVALGIPSVIFFGVVTEKDAVGSGAYHDQGIIQEAIRLAKDRHPHLMVIADTCLCEYTDHGHCGVIEGDRVLNDPSLELLVKTAVSQAKAGADIIAPSNMMDGFVTAIRHGLDQAGFEETPIMSYAVKYASAYYGPFRDAADSTPQFGDRKAYQMDPANRMEALREAESDVAEGADFLIVKPALSYLDIMRDVKNNTLLPLVAYNVSGEYAMVKAAALNGWVDEQRIVLETLTSMKRAGADLIMTYHAKDAARWLEETK; translated from the coding sequence ATGACACAATTGAACTTCAAACGGCACCGCCGTCTGCGCAGCTCTGCGGGGATGCGCGCCATGGTGCGCGAAACACAGCTGGATGCATCCGACTTCATCTATCCGATCTTCGTGATCGAAGGGGAGGATATCAAGCAGGAGGTTCCGTCCATGCCGGGTGTCTATCAGCACTCGATGGATCGTCTCGGCGAGGAGCTCGATGAGGCGGTCGCGCTCGGAATTCCATCTGTCATCTTTTTCGGTGTCGTGACTGAAAAAGACGCTGTCGGCAGCGGGGCGTATCATGATCAAGGCATCATCCAGGAAGCGATCCGCCTTGCGAAGGACCGCCACCCGCATCTGATGGTGATCGCAGACACATGTTTGTGTGAGTATACCGATCATGGACATTGCGGCGTGATCGAAGGGGACCGGGTCCTGAACGATCCGTCCCTCGAACTTCTGGTGAAAACGGCTGTGTCCCAGGCGAAAGCCGGTGCGGATATCATTGCACCGTCCAACATGATGGATGGATTCGTCACTGCCATCCGTCACGGCCTGGACCAAGCAGGCTTCGAAGAGACGCCGATCATGAGCTACGCAGTGAAATATGCCTCTGCCTATTACGGTCCGTTCCGCGATGCTGCGGATTCGACACCGCAATTCGGTGATCGGAAAGCGTATCAGATGGACCCGGCCAACCGGATGGAAGCGCTCCGTGAAGCGGAATCCGATGTTGCAGAAGGCGCAGATTTCCTCATCGTCAAACCGGCATTATCCTACTTGGATATCATGCGTGATGTGAAAAACAACACATTGCTGCCGCTTGTCGCCTATAACGTCAGCGGGGAGTATGCAATGGTGAAAGCAGCCGCGCTGAACGGCTGGGTCGATGAGCAGCGGATTGTTCTGGAGACACTGACAAGTATGAAACGCGCGGGTGCAGATCTGATCATGACCTATCATGCGAAAGATGCGGCGCGCTGGCTGGAGGAGACGAAATGA
- the ccsA gene encoding cytochrome c biogenesis protein CcsA, whose product MVEMTMARLQEAMLVLYAVSLVFYFIDFLKKEPHAQRAAFWLTAAVFFMQTGFLLRTIILTRQLPVLSLTDGVYFFTWILIALSLGIQLRYSSSYAGFFLNVIGFSFMTFHIFAPAGPAGSGVGEPLISELLFIHITFAILSYAAFAMAFVFAILYLLVYNLLKKKKWSAQFSRLPSLQHALTGTKSAIYTGIPMLLVSLILGIQWAYTALDDWTIFDFKIVGSFLLLIVYSSLLMLNRRGKLQAADFAWANVIAFVLIIINFFLGSRLSQFHFWL is encoded by the coding sequence ATGGTTGAAATGACGATGGCGCGGCTACAGGAAGCTATGCTTGTGCTGTATGCCGTCAGCCTGGTTTTCTACTTCATCGATTTCCTGAAAAAAGAACCGCATGCACAGCGGGCGGCTTTCTGGCTGACCGCTGCCGTATTCTTCATGCAGACGGGGTTCCTGCTGCGGACGATCATCCTGACCAGGCAGCTGCCGGTTCTGTCACTCACCGACGGAGTCTATTTCTTCACCTGGATCCTGATCGCCCTGTCGCTCGGCATCCAGCTCCGGTACAGCTCAAGCTATGCGGGATTCTTTTTGAATGTGATCGGGTTCAGTTTCATGACTTTCCATATTTTCGCACCTGCCGGACCGGCCGGGAGCGGAGTCGGGGAGCCGCTCATTTCCGAACTGCTGTTCATCCATATCACGTTCGCGATTTTGTCCTATGCCGCATTCGCGATGGCGTTCGTATTCGCGATTCTGTACCTGCTCGTATATAATTTGCTGAAGAAAAAGAAATGGTCGGCACAGTTCAGCCGCCTTCCTTCGCTCCAGCATGCGCTGACCGGTACGAAATCGGCGATCTATACGGGAATCCCTATGCTGCTCGTGAGCCTGATCCTCGGCATCCAGTGGGCCTATACGGCTCTTGACGACTGGACGATCTTCGACTTCAAGATTGTCGGGTCGTTTCTGCTGCTGATCGTCTACAGTTCGCTGCTAATGCTGAATCGGCGCGGGAAACTGCAGGCGGCGGATTTCGCCTGGGCGAACGTGATCGCATTCGTGCTGATCATCATCAATTTCTTTTTAGGAAGCAGACTATCGCAATTCCACTTCTGGCTGTGA
- the lon gene encoding endopeptidase La yields the protein MAVRHTIPLLPLRGILIYPTMTLHIDVGRERSVFAIEHALANDNLIFLATQIDMNEENPEPEDLYHLGTLALVKSMTQLPNGVYRVLLEGVERAEWMDYEEADLYPVVSVNGFPDSTEVDPETEALMRTLLAYFKKYTEVSKRINEDAYNAVSGIQEPGRLADSIASYLPLKIRAKQDILETRNVNERLEWLIGRLFNEQEVMDLEQKINERVREAMERTQKEFYLREQMKAIQTELGDKDGKGLEVESLREQIEDAGMPEDVRKIAERELDRYEKIPSAAAESGIIRSYLDWLVALPWSYATKDQLDISRSEQILERDHEGLDTVKERILEFLSVRQLTKSLRGPILCIEGPPGVGKTSLAKSIAESLDRKFVRVSLGGVRDESEIRGHRRTYVGAMPGRIIQGMKKAGTVNPVFLLDEIDKMSNDFRGDPSSAMLEVLDPEQNSTFSDHYIEEPYDLSKVLFIATANDLSAIPGPLRDRMEIISIAGYTELEKQAIAANHLIPKQLKEHGLTKSQVKFQQPAILDIVRFYTREAGVRSLQREIASVCRKAARLIAGGKKKSVTVSAKTLPAYLGKRKFSHGQAEETNQVGVATGLAYTSVGGDTLQIEVSLSPGKGKLILTGKLGDVMKESAQTALSYVRSKAESLGIDPKFYETNDIHIHVPQGAVPKDGPSAGVTIATALVSALTDRPIRKEVGMTGEITLRGRVLPIGGLKEKTLSAHRAGLRVIVLPKENERDIDEVPAEIRNDLTFKLADDAEQVLAAALEERSYESTQR from the coding sequence ATGGCAGTACGACATACAATCCCTCTTCTACCATTGAGAGGCATACTGATTTACCCGACAATGACTTTACATATCGACGTGGGCCGTGAACGCTCCGTCTTCGCAATCGAGCATGCGCTCGCCAACGACAACCTCATCTTCCTGGCAACCCAGATTGACATGAACGAAGAGAACCCGGAACCCGAAGACCTGTATCATCTCGGAACGCTTGCGCTCGTTAAATCGATGACGCAGCTGCCGAACGGCGTCTACCGTGTTCTGCTCGAAGGTGTCGAGCGCGCGGAATGGATGGACTATGAAGAGGCGGACCTCTATCCTGTCGTTTCCGTCAATGGTTTCCCGGATTCCACTGAAGTCGATCCGGAGACCGAAGCGCTCATGAGGACGCTGCTTGCTTACTTCAAAAAATATACGGAAGTGTCGAAGCGTATCAACGAAGATGCGTATAATGCCGTATCAGGCATCCAGGAACCCGGTCGGCTAGCAGATTCGATTGCATCCTACCTGCCGCTGAAAATCCGTGCAAAACAGGACATCCTGGAAACACGCAATGTCAACGAACGACTCGAATGGCTGATCGGCCGGCTCTTCAATGAGCAGGAAGTCATGGACCTCGAGCAGAAGATCAACGAACGGGTCCGTGAGGCGATGGAGCGCACGCAGAAAGAGTTCTACCTGCGCGAGCAGATGAAAGCGATCCAGACCGAACTCGGCGACAAGGACGGCAAAGGGCTTGAGGTCGAGTCGCTGCGCGAGCAGATCGAAGACGCCGGCATGCCGGAAGACGTCCGGAAAATTGCGGAGCGTGAATTGGACCGCTATGAAAAGATTCCGTCGGCTGCCGCGGAAAGCGGGATCATCCGGTCGTATCTCGACTGGCTCGTTGCACTTCCCTGGTCGTATGCAACGAAAGATCAGCTGGATATCAGCCGCTCCGAGCAGATTCTGGAACGGGATCACGAAGGGCTCGATACGGTGAAGGAACGCATTCTCGAATTCCTGTCCGTCCGGCAGCTGACAAAGTCGCTCCGGGGGCCGATCCTCTGCATCGAAGGACCGCCTGGTGTTGGGAAGACATCCCTCGCCAAGTCGATTGCGGAATCGCTCGACCGGAAGTTCGTCAGGGTCTCCCTCGGCGGCGTCCGTGACGAATCCGAAATCCGGGGACACCGCCGGACGTACGTCGGTGCGATGCCGGGCCGTATTATCCAGGGGATGAAGAAAGCAGGCACCGTCAATCCGGTCTTCCTGCTCGATGAAATCGACAAGATGTCGAACGACTTCAGGGGGGATCCGTCCTCCGCTATGCTTGAAGTGCTGGACCCTGAACAGAACAGCACATTCAGTGACCATTACATAGAAGAGCCGTATGATCTCTCGAAAGTTTTGTTCATTGCAACCGCCAATGATCTGAGTGCGATTCCGGGACCGCTGCGCGACCGGATGGAAATCATCTCGATCGCCGGTTATACCGAGCTTGAAAAGCAGGCGATCGCAGCGAACCATCTCATTCCGAAACAGCTGAAGGAGCATGGGCTGACAAAGTCGCAAGTGAAGTTTCAGCAGCCGGCAATCCTCGATATCGTGCGGTTCTATACGCGTGAGGCCGGGGTCCGTTCGCTGCAGCGGGAAATCGCAAGTGTCTGCCGGAAAGCGGCGCGTCTCATTGCGGGCGGCAAGAAAAAAAGCGTCACAGTGAGTGCAAAGACCCTTCCGGCCTACCTGGGGAAACGGAAGTTCAGCCACGGACAGGCCGAGGAGACGAATCAGGTCGGCGTTGCAACCGGACTTGCCTATACATCGGTCGGCGGTGATACGCTGCAGATTGAAGTATCACTGTCGCCTGGAAAAGGCAAACTGATCCTGACAGGCAAGCTCGGAGACGTTATGAAGGAATCCGCCCAGACGGCGCTGTCCTATGTGCGATCGAAAGCCGAAAGTCTCGGCATCGATCCGAAGTTCTACGAAACGAACGACATCCATATCCACGTGCCTCAGGGAGCCGTGCCGAAGGACGGTCCATCCGCAGGCGTCACCATCGCCACAGCGCTTGTCTCCGCGCTCACCGACCGGCCGATCCGTAAAGAAGTCGGCATGACGGGCGAGATCACATTGCGCGGCCGGGTGCTGCCGATCGGCGGCCTGAAGGAGAAGACACTGAGTGCGCATAGGGCGGGTCTCCGTGTCATCGTCCTGCCGAAGGAGAACGAGCGGGATATCGATGAGGTCCCCGCTGAAATACGGAACGATCTTACATTCAAACTGGCAGACGATGCTGAGCAGGTGCTCGCCGCTGCATTGGAGGAACGGAGCTATGAAAGTACACAACGTTGA
- the hemA gene encoding glutamyl-tRNA reductase, producing MKLLAIGVNHRTAPVEIREKLSFNEADLPHAMKTLQSTKSILENIIVSTCNRTEIYAVVDQLHTGRYYVKNFLAEWFRLPVESFSQHLIIKEEDEAVEHLMAVTSGIDSMVLGETQILGQVRTSFLKAQEIGTTGTIFNELFKQAITVAKRAHAETAIGENAVSVSYAAVELGKKIFGSLKNKHIAIVGAGEMGELTIKNLQGSGVGKITVLNRTLSKAEDLAGKFDGAAKPLQELQCTLLDVDILISSTGSKDYIIDLELMQFVERLRKGRPLFLVDIAVPRDMDPRIGELPNMFLYDIDDMQGIVEANLAERKRAADEIMTMIRGEVVLFKEWLVTLGVVPVITALRKKALSIQSETMASIENKMPDLTDREKKVLNKHTKSIINQLLKEPILQAKEFASDPKAAEKLELFQSIFGIAEEVQREKELQAQQQKAEQGAGASQTAGLQPDMTY from the coding sequence GTGAAACTGCTCGCAATCGGAGTCAATCACAGGACAGCGCCGGTAGAAATCAGAGAAAAGCTTTCGTTCAATGAAGCTGATTTGCCGCACGCCATGAAAACTCTCCAATCGACAAAAAGCATACTTGAAAATATCATCGTTTCGACCTGTAACCGGACAGAGATCTACGCCGTCGTGGATCAGCTGCATACAGGTCGTTATTATGTCAAAAACTTTCTGGCGGAATGGTTCCGCCTGCCGGTCGAAAGTTTCAGCCAGCATCTCATCATCAAAGAAGAGGACGAAGCTGTCGAACACTTGATGGCTGTGACGTCGGGTATCGATTCGATGGTTCTCGGTGAGACACAGATCCTCGGCCAGGTCCGTACAAGTTTCCTGAAAGCGCAGGAAATCGGTACGACCGGCACGATCTTCAACGAACTGTTCAAACAGGCGATCACTGTCGCAAAACGGGCCCATGCCGAAACAGCGATCGGCGAGAATGCCGTGTCCGTTTCATATGCGGCCGTCGAACTCGGCAAGAAGATCTTTGGTTCGCTGAAGAACAAACATATCGCTATTGTCGGCGCGGGTGAAATGGGCGAGCTGACTATCAAAAACCTGCAGGGAAGCGGTGTGGGCAAAATCACTGTGCTGAACCGGACACTTTCCAAAGCGGAGGACTTGGCCGGCAAATTTGATGGGGCCGCCAAACCGCTCCAGGAACTGCAGTGCACGCTGCTGGATGTCGATATCCTCATCAGCAGTACAGGGTCGAAAGACTACATCATCGATCTGGAACTGATGCAGTTCGTCGAGCGGCTGCGTAAAGGGCGACCGCTGTTCCTCGTGGATATCGCGGTGCCGCGCGACATGGATCCGCGCATCGGCGAGCTTCCGAACATGTTCCTGTACGATATCGATGACATGCAGGGGATCGTGGAAGCGAATCTCGCAGAACGGAAACGGGCGGCGGATGAAATCATGACGATGATCCGCGGTGAAGTCGTGCTCTTCAAGGAATGGCTCGTCACACTCGGTGTCGTTCCGGTCATCACAGCTCTGCGTAAAAAGGCGCTGTCCATCCAATCGGAGACGATGGCGAGCATCGAGAACAAGATGCCTGATCTGACGGACCGCGAAAAGAAAGTGCTGAACAAGCATACGAAATCGATCATCAATCAGTTATTGAAAGAACCGATCCTGCAGGCGAAGGAGTTCGCTTCCGATCCGAAAGCGGCAGAGAAGCTCGAGCTGTTCCAGTCGATTTTCGGCATTGCAGAAGAGGTGCAGCGTGAAAAAGAATTGCAGGCACAACAGCAAAAAGCGGAACAGGGAGCCGGTGCTTCCCAAACGGCCGGGCTGCAGCCTGATATGACATATTGA